The following coding sequences are from one Nicotiana tabacum cultivar K326 chromosome 1, ASM71507v2, whole genome shotgun sequence window:
- the LOC107766612 gene encoding uncharacterized protein LOC107766612 yields MGKIGCTIDGNLDDSKFSEPMPWIGMYVAAASAACALAMAMDTLHGLRRRIFWFPCNYFSLNATTLTLLAVATKLSVDLNTSMPRRQDQLTKLSSATLICTVISNFMPSLGLMENKELLMNIMALGIFVITAIVNIGIQLATGVIYVFCKEHIALMFLMLVLLLQLISSAVAIPTTKCYLDLKYNKKYKLANKECGITYKCTTEKLKDELMKFWTMAYTSSPHFVAGRLATCTASGGFCLLSTVIYAEAMLRSYFLHRSFNFCSGDSEYKWSTTLILVTQTVAIGVGTIAPAFRWFIAINYRCPKKTNNACKAKLFKVENYWIRILLQWKESPLDFRICGRHGRKFAHKTKNRLLDFCIWMQIMMVSLSKLVRLISTFSVSWLLISCRKAIRMLKCNNMVSSHDIETQASLKPDLSHYVLHLEGEEALIDLMMQSNRDVVGHWIGMGKKEQPKHLIQLLEKVKSSPGFRGVYGFDHAQIPSLDSEEPPNCWALPVVTLTSIAIALPDIDFHSIKELIRCVYEGLTYIKVVEENLDAGKDLSYIRKAAELVWVGVDLCYKWLDVDLRTTATEGQNPKDVLEGLSEKSKQIFIEFRKKDLNACLKESPSRWPTNMLAANCMYRVCETLLQNSDRKELDNSKIMFDKLSSMIVDITGACLTNLQRVISMQCHHSTIEERAKGVRSAILLLGKAESILEILRSQPLPNSAPDKLAKVDHWRTHSKEVDYLSCSSNSPSNCTPTSQSSSDLYLTVD; encoded by the coding sequence ATGGGGAAGATTGGTTGCACCATAGATGGCAACCTAGATGACTCAAAATTCAGCGAGCCAATGCCATGGATCGGTATGTATGTAGCAGCAGCATCTGCAGCTTGTGCGCTTGCTATGGCAATGGATACCCTTCATGGCCTACGCCGTAGAATATTCTGGTTTCCTTGCAACTACTTCTCTCTCAATGCTACAACCTTGACACTTCTAGCTGTCGCCACCAAGTTGTCTGTTGATCTAAATACCTCCATGCCTCGTCGCCAAGATCAGCTGACAAAACTTAGCAGTGCTACTCTAATCTGTACGGTAATTTCTAATTTTATGCCTTCTTTAGGACTCATGGAGAACAAAGAGTTGTTGATGAACATAATGGCTTTGGGTATTTTCGTCATCACAGccattgtgaacattggtatacAATTAGCTACAGGTGTAATCTATGTTTTCTGCAAAGAGCATATAGCACTCATGTTTCTTATGCTTGTTTTGCTTCTGCAACTGATCTCCTCAGCTGTGGCAATACCAACTACAAAGTGTTACTTGGACCTGAAATATAACAAGAAATACAAGTTAGCAAACAAAGAATGCGGCATCACCTATAAATGCACAACTGAGAAACTGAAGGATGAGCTGATGAAATTCTGGACCATGGCCTATACCTCTAGCCCCCACTTCGTGGCGGGGCGCTTAGCAACATGCACTGCATCTGGAGGTTTCTGCCTTCTGAGCACAGTAATTTATGCTGAAGCCATGCTTAGGTCTTACTTTCTCCATCGGAGCTTCAACTTTTGTAGTGGAGACTCTGAATACAAGTGGTCCACAACCTTGATTCTTGTAACTCAGACTGTGGCAATAGGAGTAGGAACTATTGCACCAGCTTTTAGATGGTTCATAGCCATAAATTATCGCTGCCCCAAAAAAACAAATAATGCCTGCAAAGCCAAGTTGTTCAAAGTGGAGAACTACTGGATCCGTATCCTGCTTCAGTGGAAAGAATCCCCGTTGGATTTCAGAATTTGTGGCCGGCATGGTAGAAAATTTGCTCATAAAACAAAGAACAGACTTCTAGATTTCTGTATTTGGATGCAAATTATGATGGTGTCACTCAGTAAGCTAGTTCGGCTCATTTCCACTTTCTCTGTAAGTTGGTTATTGATAAGCTGTCGGAAGGCAATCAGGATGCTGAAATGCAACAATATGGTGTCTAGTCATGATATAGAGACGCAAGCCAGTCTAAAGCCAGATCTTAGCCACTATGTTTTACATCTTGAAGGTGAGGAAGCATTAATTGACTTGATGATGCAAAGCAACCGAGATGTGGTAGGTCACTGGATCGGGATGGGGAAAAAGGAGCAGCCTAAACATCTTATACAACTTCTGGAGAAGGTGAAGTCATCACCTGGATTCAGGGGAGTGTATGGATTTGACCATGCTCAAATTCCTTCTTTAGATTCGGAAGAACCTCCTAATTGCTGGGCTCTTCCCGTAGTGACACTGACAAGCATTGCAATTGCACTTCCAGACATTGATTTCCACTCAATCAAGGAATTAATAAGGTGTGTGTATGAAGGTCTCACGTACATCAAAGTTGTGGAAGAGAACCTGGATGCTGGAAAAGACCTATCATACATCAGGAAAGCGGCAGAGTTGGTGTGGGTAGGAGTTGACTTATGTTACAAGTGGCTGGATGTCGATCTCCGCACGACAGCCACTGAAGGACAAAATCCAAAAGACGTGCTTGAAGGACTCTCTGAGAAATCAAAGCAAATATTCATCGAATTTAGAAAGAAAGATTTGAATGCTTGTTTAAAGGAATCACCCTCAAGATGGCCTACCAATATGTTGGCAGCAAACTGTATGTACAGAGTATGTGAAACACTTCTTCAAAATTCTGATAGGAAAGAGTTAGATAACAGCAAAATCATGTTTGACAAATTGTCATCCATGATCGTGGATATAACAGGCGCTTGTCTTACCAACCTACAAAGAGTTATATCCATGCAATGCCACCATAGCACCATTGAAGAGAGAGCAAAAGGTGTCCGTTCTGCCATCTTACTTCTGGGAAAAGCAGAGAGTATTCTGGAAATTCTTCGTTCACAGCCACTTCCAAACTCAGCACCAGataaattggcaaaagttgatCATTGGCGTACACATAGCAAAGAGGTAGACTACCTCTCCTGCAGTAGTAATTCACCCTCAAATTGTACTCCAACTTCCCAAAGTTCATCTGACTTGTATCTAACAGTGGACTAA